The following are encoded together in the Ranitomeya imitator isolate aRanImi1 chromosome 4, aRanImi1.pri, whole genome shotgun sequence genome:
- the BLOC1S6 gene encoding biogenesis of lysosome-related organelles complex 1 subunit 6 yields the protein MEEGGKSDEEALEGSTAAGESPEVVDEGLPDDLSSLDSSAVEQLSEGLISHYLPNLQNSKLALQELTQNQVVLLDTLEQEISKFRECNSILDINTLFSEAKYYHNKLVNIRKEMILLHEKTSKLKKRALKLQQKKQEENLKQEQQRERELEREKQLTAKPAKRT from the exons ATGGAGGAAGGAGGGAAGAGCGACGAGGAGGCGCTAGAGGGCAGCACAGCAGCAG GAGAAAGTCCTGAGGTTGTTGATGAAGGATTACCAGACGATCTGTCTTCTCTGGACTCGAGCGCTGTGGAGCAGCTAAGCGAAGGGCTCATCTCCCACTACTTGCCCAATCTTCAGAACTCAAAGCTTGCCTTACAGGAACTCAC CCAAAATCAAGTGGTTTTATTGGACACCCTGGAGCAAGAAATTTCCAAATTTCGAGAATGTAATTCAATTCTTGATATCAATACTTTG TTTTCAGAAGCAAAGTATTACCACAACAAGTTGGTGAATATTAGGAAAGAAATGATTTTGCTGCATGAAAAGACCTCCAAATTAAAA AAGCGAGCTCTGAAGCTCCAGCAGAAAAAGCAGGAGGAAAACCTAAAACAAGAACAGCAGAGAGAACGGGAACTGGAAAGAGAGAAACAGTTAACTGCTAAACCAGCAAAAAGGACATAA